In Puniceicoccaceae bacterium, a single window of DNA contains:
- the leuS gene encoding leucine--tRNA ligase — MSGHADYNFRAIEPRWQEYWETHRSFRAEDNSSKPKYYLLDMFPYPSGAGLHAGHTENYTASDILDRYQRAKGYNVLHPMGWDAFGLPAEQYAMKTGTHPAITTRRNIEHFTAQIKRLGIAIDWEREINTTDPSYFRWTQWIFLQLFKHGLAYVDERPVNWCPELGTVLANEEVIDGRSEVGGFPVERRALRQWVLRITAYADKLLAGLDNVDWPDSTKTQQTNWIGRSTGAEIDFELDGHDTSLKVFTTRPDTLFGATYMVIAPEHPLVRQLTTEAQLTKVEAYVAQAANKSDLDRTDLAKEKTGIFTGSYAINPVNGAKIPIWVADYVLMGYGTGAIMAVPAHDTRDFEFATAFDLPIVQVIADPDNADTTLPYTGDGRLVNSGPFDGNTVEMGKSAIIDWLATRNAGKATVNYRLRDWLFSRQRYWGEPFPILWVDEAAYKAAINAKGRVADFLPESPITYSDSDGTTHFALPVVPECLPLTLPETDNYKPSGDAQSPLANIPEWVNVWVNVETGETLSGLNPRPAPSEWVAGRRETNTMPQWAGSCWYYLRYCDPRNSKHLIDPEKERYWGVPDLYIGGAEHAVLHLLYARFWHIFLHEIGVVTTPEPFTKLFHQGIILGEMEYRLYRDSDGNPVSADSIADPNQWSGTVEKLDESQVQKSKINKVDIYHLPDNANIRIEAKAFKMSKSRGNVVNPDDYIERYGADSLRMYEMFMGPLADMKPWSSNGIEGPHRFLKKVWKLIVAKDGGLSPALIDGDEKNLDTLKLLNATIEKVSSDIESLSYNTAISQLMILVNTLQKADTLAHSTAKALVQMLAPFAPHLAEELWERLGEAPSVAYAPWPKPVEIQAQDDQVKVIFQVNGKLRGEGWFAAHAKQDEVEAVARAEPRVTSQIDGKQIVKVIYVPGKILNIVAR, encoded by the coding sequence GGTTGGGATGCATTTGGATTGCCCGCCGAGCAGTATGCGATGAAGACGGGAACGCACCCGGCGATCACCACGCGCCGCAACATCGAACACTTTACTGCCCAGATCAAGCGCCTTGGCATCGCCATCGACTGGGAGCGTGAGATCAATACGACTGACCCCTCCTACTTCCGGTGGACACAGTGGATTTTCCTGCAACTTTTCAAACACGGCCTCGCCTATGTGGATGAACGCCCGGTCAACTGGTGCCCGGAGCTGGGAACTGTACTCGCCAACGAGGAGGTCATTGATGGACGAAGCGAAGTAGGCGGTTTCCCCGTCGAACGTCGAGCCCTGCGCCAGTGGGTGCTTCGCATCACGGCCTATGCAGACAAACTGCTGGCCGGACTCGATAACGTGGACTGGCCCGACTCCACCAAAACCCAGCAAACCAACTGGATCGGTCGCTCGACCGGAGCAGAGATCGACTTTGAACTCGACGGCCATGACACATCCCTGAAGGTCTTCACAACGCGACCGGACACCCTCTTTGGTGCAACCTACATGGTCATCGCACCAGAACATCCCCTGGTGCGACAGCTCACCACCGAGGCTCAACTGACAAAAGTCGAAGCCTACGTCGCGCAAGCCGCCAACAAGAGCGATCTCGACCGGACAGATCTGGCCAAAGAAAAAACCGGCATCTTCACAGGATCCTACGCAATCAACCCCGTGAACGGAGCCAAAATCCCCATCTGGGTCGCAGACTATGTCCTGATGGGCTATGGGACCGGAGCGATCATGGCAGTTCCCGCACACGATACCCGCGACTTCGAATTTGCCACCGCATTTGACCTGCCCATCGTGCAGGTGATCGCCGACCCTGACAACGCCGATACTACGCTGCCTTACACCGGAGATGGACGACTCGTCAACTCCGGCCCCTTCGACGGCAACACCGTAGAGATGGGGAAGTCTGCCATCATCGATTGGTTGGCCACTCGCAATGCTGGCAAGGCAACCGTCAACTACCGCCTTCGTGACTGGCTCTTCTCCCGACAACGATACTGGGGAGAACCCTTCCCAATCCTGTGGGTGGACGAAGCCGCCTACAAGGCAGCGATCAACGCCAAGGGCCGCGTTGCAGACTTTCTTCCGGAATCTCCAATCACTTACAGCGACAGCGATGGCACGACTCACTTCGCATTGCCTGTTGTTCCCGAATGCCTGCCACTCACCCTGCCCGAAACCGACAACTACAAACCCTCAGGGGATGCGCAGAGTCCGCTGGCCAACATTCCGGAGTGGGTGAATGTATGGGTCAATGTTGAAACTGGCGAGACCTTGTCGGGACTCAACCCCCGGCCCGCTCCGAGTGAATGGGTCGCAGGTCGGCGCGAAACCAATACCATGCCCCAGTGGGCAGGTTCGTGCTGGTACTACCTACGCTACTGTGACCCACGCAACAGCAAGCACTTGATCGACCCCGAAAAAGAACGTTACTGGGGAGTTCCCGATCTCTATATTGGCGGTGCTGAGCATGCCGTACTGCACCTGCTCTACGCGCGGTTCTGGCATATTTTTCTACACGAAATTGGAGTGGTTACCACACCGGAACCTTTCACCAAGCTGTTTCACCAGGGCATCATTCTCGGAGAGATGGAATACCGGCTCTATCGCGACAGCGATGGAAACCCTGTCTCCGCAGACTCTATCGCAGATCCAAATCAGTGGTCTGGCACTGTCGAGAAACTTGATGAATCGCAGGTGCAAAAGAGCAAGATCAACAAAGTTGACATCTATCACCTACCGGACAATGCCAACATCCGAATTGAAGCCAAGGCCTTCAAAATGAGCAAAAGCCGGGGCAATGTGGTCAATCCCGATGACTACATTGAACGCTATGGAGCTGATTCGCTGCGCATGTATGAGATGTTCATGGGTCCTCTTGCGGACATGAAACCATGGAGTTCAAATGGCATTGAGGGACCGCACCGATTCCTCAAAAAAGTGTGGAAACTCATTGTTGCCAAAGACGGTGGACTCAGCCCAGCGTTGATTGATGGAGACGAAAAGAATCTCGACACGCTCAAGTTGCTCAACGCAACCATTGAAAAAGTCAGCTCTGACATCGAATCCCTGAGCTACAACACCGCCATTTCTCAGCTGATGATTCTGGTCAACACGCTGCAGAAAGCAGATACACTCGCGCACTCGACTGCCAAAGCATTGGTGCAAATGCTCGCTCCCTTTGCCCCGCACCTCGCCGAAGAACTCTGGGAACGTCTCGGTGAAGCACCTTCCGTCGCCTACGCACCCTGGCCAAAACCCGTTGAAATCCAGGCACAGGATGATCAGGTCAAGGTGATCTTTCAGGTCAACGGAAAGCTGCGCGGCGAGGGTTGGTTTGCGGCACATGCCAAACAGGATGAGGTCGAGGCAGTTGCGCGTGCTGAACCACGGGTAACGTCCCAGATTGACGGCAAGCAGATTGTCAAAGTGATCTACGTGCCTGGCAAAATTCTGAACATTGTAGCGCGTTAG
- the lpxI gene encoding UDP-2,3-diacylglucosamine diphosphatase LpxI (LpxI, functionally equivalent to LpxH, replaces it in LPS biosynthesis in a minority of bacteria.) has translation MGPSRFLPDSYQTGDRIAVLAGRGDYPKLMVNRMHQAGAECCLIGFEGETSDELIQQFPQDRRCTVKVGQINRTLKAMRGFGVRFAILVGQIRPGRLFRGLHPDLKAVAILSRLKERNAETIYGAIVAEMNAIGVHVLDGRAFIDDQLATPGMMTGGKQRVDPTTLEHGIRIANEIARLDIGQGVVVKQGTTLCVEEFDGTDSMLRRAARFETDGKLFVKTVKPSQNFAIDVPVFGETTLQCMAEGGVHAAALAAGSTIMLHKDRVIQKAQRMGIELLGF, from the coding sequence ATGGGTCCATCACGCTTTCTCCCCGACAGCTATCAAACCGGTGACAGGATCGCCGTGCTTGCTGGAAGGGGTGACTACCCAAAACTCATGGTCAACCGTATGCATCAGGCGGGTGCTGAGTGCTGTCTCATCGGCTTTGAAGGCGAAACCTCGGATGAACTGATCCAGCAGTTTCCTCAAGATCGACGCTGTACCGTCAAGGTCGGTCAAATCAACCGAACGCTCAAGGCGATGCGTGGCTTTGGAGTGCGCTTCGCCATACTGGTGGGACAAATTCGACCGGGCCGACTCTTCCGTGGTCTTCATCCCGACCTGAAGGCTGTTGCCATCCTCAGTCGACTGAAAGAGCGTAATGCCGAAACCATCTATGGAGCCATCGTCGCCGAAATGAATGCCATTGGCGTACATGTGCTCGATGGACGTGCATTCATCGATGACCAGCTGGCAACACCCGGGATGATGACAGGAGGCAAACAGCGCGTAGATCCGACTACCCTTGAACACGGCATCCGCATCGCAAATGAAATCGCCCGATTGGACATCGGTCAGGGTGTTGTCGTGAAGCAAGGAACCACCCTCTGCGTGGAGGAATTCGATGGAACTGACTCCATGCTCCGACGCGCTGCCCGATTTGAGACGGACGGAAAACTCTTTGTCAAAACCGTAAAACCCTCCCAAAACTTCGCAATTGATGTTCCGGTCTTCGGAGAAACCACCCTGCAATGCATGGCAGAGGGAGGCGTGCATGCCGCAGCATTGGCAGCAGGATCGACCATCATGTTGCACAAGGATCGCGTCATCCAAAAAGCACAGCGCATGGGCATTGAACTGCTTGGATTCTAA